A region of the Longimicrobium sp. genome:
TACGCGCGACCACGGAGGATGAAAGGAGATTGGTCGTGAGCACCGGGGCCGCGGAGTGAGCGGATCAGCCTCGCGCAGTTTGCGAGGCTTCCCGTAGTTGTTGCTGCGACTTCAGTCGCCGGTGACCGGCTGCGCGCGGAACTTTCTATTCAGGCCGGCCACACCGTAATCAGCGTCTGCGCGGTAGCTTGCAGGCCGAAGGATCCATAGCCGCGGCAGCACGTGATTCGACGGCCTGCACCGTTTTCCATGCCGGATCGGGTCCGATGCGAACTCCGGGAGAAGGACCGGTGCGTCCGACCCACTCACGTGCTGCCGCACCCACAGATCCTTCGGCCTGCCAGGTGTTGTGCCGATGCGAGTTGCGGTGTGGTCGGCCTCAGGATGACGTCCGGGCGGGTGCAGTGTGGATGCAGAAGCCGATCTCCCTCTTGCCGCGCCGCCGCCGGGGTGGGAACATCAGGCGAATGGGGGGAGATGCGGATCCACGGCGGAACGGGCGAAGTGGCGGACGAGACGGCACGATCCAGCGGGATGGAGGAAGCGCGCTCCGGGGCCGGTGACATGGTCCTGAGCGCGTTCTGCTTCAGCGTGATGAGCCTGATGGTGAAGCTGGCCGGCACGCGCATCCCCAGCCAGGAGGTGGTGTTCGTCCGCGCCGTGATCTCGCTGGCGATGGCGTACGTGCTGGTGATCCGCGCCCGCGTGGGAAACTGGGGGCACCGCAAGGGGCTGCTGGTGCTGCGCGGCTGGGTGGGGTTCCTGGCGCTGTCGTGCTTCTTCTACGGCATCATCCACCTGCCGCTGGCCGACGCCACGGTCATCCAGTACACCAACCCCGTGTGGACCGCGTGGCTGGGATGGTGGCTGCTGGGCGAGGCGCTGACCGCGGGCGAGGCGGTGCTGAGCGGCGCGGGCCTGCTCGGCGTGCTCCTCATCGCCCGGCCGACGGTGCTGTTCGGCGGGGTGGGCGCGGCGCGGCTGGACCCGTTCGCCGTGGGCGTGGCGCTGGCGGGGGCGCTCTTCTCGGCGTCGGCGTACGTGAGCGTGCGCAAGCTGAGCCGCACCGAGCACCCGCTGATGATCGTCTTCTACTTCACCCTGGTCACCGTGCCCGCCTCGCTCCCCGGCGCGCTGGCGGGCGCGGTGATGCCGCGCGGCCGGGAGTGGGCGCTGATGGTGGGCGTGGGGGTGATGGCGCTGCTCGGGCAGGTGTTCCTCACCCGCGGCCTGCAGCGCGAGCCCGCCGGCCGCGCCACGGCCATCGGCTACGCGCAGATCCTCTTCGCCGCGACGTGGGGGATGGCGTTCTTCGACGAGTGGCCGGACGCGCTGAGCCTGGCGGGCGCCGCGCTGGTGCTGGTGAGCGTGGTCGTCCTCGCGCGCCGGCGCGGCCGCCCCGACGTCCGCGCCGCCCGCGCGGAGGAGGGCACGGCGGAGGCGGTGTGATCCCCAAAATTTATTTGCAGTTACCTCTCCCAGCGGTTTTGGGAGAGGTCGAAAAATGGAGGGGAGAAGACGGCGGTTTGTCTTCTCCCCTCCATTTTTCGGGTGAGGGCCCCGCGGCGCCCGGGGACACGCGCTTCGATCCGGATGCGAGCTCGGGAGACACGATCACATTCGCGAAAAGGGAGCATCCCGGCGAGGGACACTCCCTTTTCGTCGGACCGCTGACGGGCGGTTTCTTCAGCCGGCTGCGGCTGCGTCCAGCCGGAGCAGCGTCTGCCCGCCGGGATAGGCCAGGCGCAGCACCGCGTCGCGCCCGTCGGCGGTGCGGCTCACGTCCAGCTGCGTGACCGCCTCGATGCTGTGCGTCAGGTGCTCCAGCGGGCCGCCGTCGCTCAGCATCAGCTCCACCCGGCCGTGGCGCGGCTCGAAGGCGGCGCCGCGGAAGTGCAGCTCCATCTCGGCCCACTGCGCCCCCAGCTCGGGGTCGTCCACCTCCAGGCGCGTCACGCGGCCCGCGTTGCGCCGGGAGAACTCCTTCAGCATCTGCGGCCACTGGCCGCGCTCCGCCACCGCGGTCATCGGTCACCTCGACTGCTGCGCGTTCCCCCAATCCGCGGCGCTCCCGCGGCCACGGCTCCGGATGAGGAAGATGCCACGGACCCCGTGCGGGAAAGGTCGGGCACGCCCCAACTCCGGTGTAGGGCAAAGCTCGACAGCTGCGCCACTTCCCGCCCGCCCCGCCCGCGCTTACCTTCGTCCCCGACTCCCCCGCTCGATCGCGCCCGAAACCCCGAACCATCGCCGCCCGCGACCCCGATGAGCAGCGTCCTCCCCCCCGGAACGGACGAGCTTTCGCGCCTGCTGCTGGACAGCGTGCGCGACGAGGCCATCTTCGCCCTGGACCCGTCGGGCCGCATCACCCGCTGGAGCCCCGGCGCGCGCGAGGTGATCGGCTACGACGAGGCCGAGGTGCTGGGCGCGCACTTCTCCCGCTTCTACACCCCCGACGACGTGGCGCTGGGGATCGCCGAGCGCGAGCTGCGGCGCGCCGAGCAGAAGGGGCGCTCCGAGGCCGAGGGGTGGCGGGTGCGCAAGGACGGCTCGCGCTTCTGGGGGCAGATCGTGACCACCGCGCTCCGCGACGAGGGCGGGCGGCTGGTCGGCTACGGCCGCGTGGTGCGCGACGTGACCGAGCGGCTGCGCTTCGAGGAGGCCATCCGCCTGTCCGAGGCCAAGTTCTCCGGCATCATCTCCATCGCCACCGACGCGGTGGTGTCGGTCGACGAGGAGCTGCGCATCGTCCTGTTCAACCAGGGCGCGGAGAAGATCTTCGGGTGGACGGCGGGCGAGGTGATGGGCCGGCCGCTCTCCATCCTCCTTCCCGAGCGCTTCCGCGACAGGCACGACGCGCATCTCCACCACTTCGCGCAGGGGCCGGTGGCGGCCAAGCGGATGGGCGAGCGGCAGGAGATCTTCGGGCTGCGCAAGGACGGGTCGGAGTTCCCCGCCGAGGCCAGCATCTCGCGGCTGGAGCTGCCCGGCGCGCGGCTGCTGACCGCGGTGCTGCGCGACGTCACCGAGCGCAAGCAGGCCGAGGAGGCGGTGGCCCGCGCGCTGGTGCGCGAGCAGGAGGCGCGCGCCGAGGCCGAGGCTGCGGGCGAGCGGATGCGCTTCCTGGCCGACGCGGCGGCGCGGCTCTCCGAGTCGCTGGACCGCGAGACGGTGCTGCGGACGCTGGCGCGCGTGGCCGTGCCGCTGCTGGGCGACTGGTGCGTGGTGGTCCTGCGCGAGGACGACGGGCAGGCGCGCCGCGTGGCCGCCTGCCACCGCGACCCGGAGCGCGAACCGCTGATGCAGGAGCTCACCGGGCTCCCGGTGGACTTGGCCCCGGCGCACCCGGTCGCCCGGGCGATGGAGACGCGCGAGCCGGTGCTGGTGGCCGACGCTCCCGAGGAGTGGATCGCCCGGATCGCGGCCGGGGAGGAGCACGCGCGCATCCTGCGCGAGCTGGGGATGCACGCCGTGCTCGCGATTCCGCTCGTGGTGCGCGACCAGGTGATGGGCGCGCTGGAGCTGGTGATGTCGTCCGCGGCGCGCCACTACGAGCCGGGGCGGGTGGAAGTGGCGCGGGAGCTGGCCTCGCGCGCGGCGCTGGCAGTGGAGAACACGCGCCTGTACGGCGCGGCGCAATCCGCCATCCGCGCCCGCGAGGACGTGCTGCACGTGGTCAGCCACGACCTGGGCAACTCGCTGTCGGCCATCATCATCAACACCACCGTCCTCCTGCGCACGCTTCCCGAGGAGGAGGCGAACGAGGACCTGCGCAAGCGCATCGCCAGCATCCGCGACCTCGCGCGGCGGATGCAGCGGCTGCGGCAGGACCTGCTGGACGTGGCCAGCATCGAGACCGGCCAGCTCGCGATCGAGTGGGACCTGTGGGATCCGGCCGGGCTGGCGGCCGAGGCGCTGGAGTCGTTCGCCGGGTTGGCGGGGGAGAAGGGGCTGCGGCTGGAGAGCGAGGTGGCGCCCGGGCTGCCGCAGCTGGAGGGCGATCGCGAGCGCATCATGCAGGTGCTGGCCAACCTCCTGGGCAACGCGGTGAAGTTCACCCCCCAGGGCGGGCGCGTGGGGCTGCGCGTGACTGCGGGTGGCGACGAGGTGCGCTTCGACGTGAGCGACACCGGCCCCGGCATCCCCGCCGAGCACCTGGACCGGGTGTTCGACCGCTTCTGGAAGGTGCGCAGCGCCAACCGGCAGGGCGCCGGCCTCGGCCTCGCCATCGCCAAGGGGATCGTGGAGGCGCACGACGGGCGGATCTGGGTGGAGAGCGAGGCCGGCCGCGGCAGCACCTTCTCCTTCACCCTCCCCATCCGCGAGGGAATGACGGAGATCGAGGAGGACGAGTAGAACGGGTTGATGCTGCATCCTCCGTCACCTCGAACATCCTCCGTCACCCTCCGCCGCGACGCCCGATGACGTCATCCTGAGGCCGGCCACGCCGCAACCTGCGTCCACGCAAAGGCTTGGCAGGCCGAAGGATCTATCGCCCGTCCAGCACGTCGGCCTGTCGAGACGCACGTCAGCCGGCACATCTCCCATGATCGAAGCCCCTTCTCCGCGACTCGTCGGAGGAGGGGCTTCATCGCTTTCCGGCATCCCCGGAGCGGTTTCGCGCCGGGGCCTTCATCTCCCTGTGCCTTTCCCCCGACAGCAGGAGAAGCGGGAAGCAACGGCACGCCTCCGCGAGCCGCAAGTTCCGCCGAGGGTATGCTTTGTGCGCCGCGGACGGGCGATGAGCACACGATCCGATCCCGTTCCCGGCGACCGCCGGCAGGACCCCCACCGCGCGAGCGGGGCGGCGGCCGACGCGCGCTTCCGCCTGTTCCGCTGGGTGGGCGAGCACGTGCGCGGCTTCCACGCGGCCGTGGGCGCGCTGCTGTTCGTGGGGTTGGCCATCATCCTGGTCTGCGTCACCCTCTTCGCCGCGCTGGCCGACGAAGTGATGGAGGGCGACACGCTCCCCTTCGATCGCGCGGTGCTGCTGTGGATGAACCGGCACGCCACGCCGCCGCTCACCGGGCTGGCGCTGGACGTGACGGCGCTGGGCGCGGGGACGGTGGTGTGGCTGGTGGTGGTGGTGTCCAGCGTGTACCTGTGGGCCAGCCGGCACCGCTGGTCGGCGGCGCTGCTCTGGGTGTCGATCCTGGGGTCGGGACTGATCAACACCATCATGAAGCTGTTCTTCCAGCGCGAGCGGCCGCACCTGTTCCCGTGGCGCGTGCCGTACGCCGGGCTGTCGTCGTTCCCGTCTGGGCACTCGATGACGTCGATGGTGTGCTATGCCACGCTGGCGTACCTCATCGCGCGCCTGGTCCCGTCGCGGTTCCTGCGGCGCTTCACCATCGGCGTGGCGGCGCTCATCATCGTGCTGATCGGGCTGTCGCGGATGTACCTGGGCGTGCACTACCCCACGGACGTGGCGGCCGGGTTCATCATGGGGCTGGCGTGGGCGTCGTTCTGCGCGCTGGGGCTGGAGGCCATCCGCTTCTTCCGCCACCGCGAGCCGCAGGTCGCCGCGCAGGAGCAGGACCTCGACGCCACCGCCACCGACGGCCCCACGGGCGAGGACGAGGAGCGCGCACCGGAGGCCGCCTGAGAGCGGATGTGCGGAGCCGTCGGAACCCGGCCCTGCAGCCATTCGCCACCGGCGGCTGAAGCCGCGGCAACAACCACGGGAAGCCTCGCAAACCGCGCGAGGCTGTTCGGCTCGGAAGCCGGCTCCGGCGGTGAAGGACGCCTCCCTCTCACCATCCCGGGATGCGCGCGGCGATTAAGAAAAGCGGGCCGCATCGTGTTTCGATGCGGCCCGCTTTCGTTTCTGTGGATGGAGATGCCGCTCACGTCGCGGCGACGGCGACGCCCTCCTTCTTCTCGGGGGCGGCGGGCTCGTCCTCCTCGCGGCGCGGGCCGATGCCGAAGCTCAGGAAGAAGGTGCCGAGGACGAGCGCGGCGCTGGTCCAGAACGGATACCCCGTCCCCATGTGCTGGAAGGTCCATCCGGCCAGCAGCGGGAACAGCACGCGCGCCGCCCCGCCGTAGCTCTGCTGCACCCCCATCATCACCCCCCGCTCGCGCGGCTCGATCACCTGCGACAGCAGCCCGGTCACGCAGGGGAAGGTGAACGCCGTGCCCAGCGGCAGCAGGGCGATCACCAGCGCGAACACCACGATCCGCGGCTCCATCGACACGCCGAAGGGGAGCGCCACCGGCCACCCGGTACGGATGGTGGCGGTGAGCGGGATCAGCCCCAGCCCCAGCACCAGCAGCGCCTGCCCGATGCGCGCCAGCCGCGCCTCGCCGAAGCGGTCCACCGCGGGCCCCAGCAGGAACGCCCGCACCAGCACCGAGATGGCCCCGTTCCAGGCGAAGAAGTAGCCGATGGTCTTGTCGGTGATGCCGAAGCGCACCGCCAGGAACAGCGCCAGCACCGCGGTGAAGCCGGAGAAGGCGCCCATCGCGATGGCGTAGATCCAGATGAGCCGCGGCGCCGGCTCGCCCGGGTGGGTGAGCACGTTCAGCGTGGCCGCGGCCGGCTTCACCACCGCCACCTTCGACTCCTGCATGGCCGGGACGTGCGACTCGCGCACGAACATCCACACGAAGCCGATGTTGGCCGCGCAGAGCACGGCCGCCAGCACCCCCGGCGCCCGCGCGCCGTAGAAGGCCAGGCTCAGCGACCCCAGCGCCGGCCCGATGCTCACCCCCAGGTTGGTGGCCGCCGAGAGCCACCCCAGCGCCCGGGCGCGGTCGCGCGGCTCGGTGCTGTCGGCCACGTACGCCTGGATCACCCCCACCGTGCCCCCGCCCGCGCCCTGCACGATGCGCGAAAGGAAGAGGAGGAGGAGGTAGAACCCGGCCGAGTGCCCATGCCCGCTGGGCAGGCTGGCCCACGCGAAGATCAGGTACGCGGCGACCGACGCCGTGAGCGCGGTCAGCAGCACCGGGCGCCGGCCGTAGCGGTCCGAGAAGCGCCCCCAGAGCGGCGCGCTCAACAGCTGCGCCAGCGAGAACGAGGAGATCAGCGCGCCCACCACGAAGCCGCCGGCGCCCAGCCGCGTGGCCACGAACGGGAGCTGAGGGACGATCATCAGCAGCCCCATCATGTCCACGAACGCGGCGAACATCAGCGCGGTCAGGTTGCCGCGGCCGTTGCGCCTGGTGCGTTGCTCTTCGCTGATAGCCGGTGCCACCCGAATCCCGGGTTCGTGAGGAGAGACAAAGGTTCTGCGGAACGTACCCGCGCCCGCCGGGCCCGTCAATCGACCGCGCCCGGCCGCGTCACCTCGGGGGCGACGCGGCCGGCGCCGGCTGGCGGAGGATGGGGTAGACGGCGGCGTCCTTCAGCCACGCGTCCAGCAGCCCCCAGGTGGCGAACCCGTCGTCGGAGCGCGGCTCCAGCAGCGTGAACGCCAGGCGCCCCAGCGGCTGGTCGGCCGGCACGCGCAGCCATCCGCCGGCGGGACGTGCATCGGACACCCGCCACGCGCCGAAGATCCGCCGCTCGCGGTGCCCCTCGCTCTCGCTCCGCGCCGTGGCCGCCGAATCGATGCGGAACGCCTCCACCGCTCCCGTCACGGAGGCGACGCGCTCGAAGCGGATGCCGTGCGCCGCCAGCCGCTCGGCCACGTCGCGCAGCGTGTCGGGAACGAGCCAGGCGGCGGGGGCGCGCTCCGTCTCCGCCGCGTCGTAGGCGGTGAACTCGGGCATCCGCTCGGGGCGCACCACGTCGCGGCGGCGCCACATCACCTCGCCACTGTAGGGGTTCCGCTCCTCGCTCACCTCGCCCATCAGGATCGGGTTCGGACCCGTGCGCCGGAGCCGCGCCGTCACCGCCAGCGTCGTTCCCACCACCGAGCGCCGGTCCGCCTCCACGGTGACGCGGCGGATCCGCGAGGCGTTCTGCGCGGCCCAGTCCAGCACCTCTTCCACGAAGCGCTTCTGCACCTCCACGCGCTCGCGGAAGGTGAGGTACGAGTAGGTCTCGCTGAGGATGCCGAAGCGGTTGCGCAGCCCCCAGTAGTGGTTGCTGAAGCGCGGCCGCCAGTCGTACGTGTACCACCCGCGCTCGGCGCCCGGCCCCGCCGCCCACGGACTCTCCGGCGCGGGCACGTTGCCGTAGTCGTGGAAGTCGTACCCGTACTTCCGCTTCGCCGACGCGGTGACCGCCGGGAGCCATTCGTCGCGAAGAATGGAGACGATGGCCGGGTCGGTGTTGGGATGCAGCGGCGGCGCGAAGGTCAGCTGGTACGCGTGGAGAGTGCCGTCGGTGGTGTGCAGGTCGACCAGCACCTGCGGGTCGTACGCCTGCATCAGCAGCGCCTGCGACCGCGCCTCGGGCGTCTCCAGCTTGCTGAAGTCGCGGTTGATGTTGAGCCCCTGCGCGTTCGGCCGCGTCCCCATCCCCGCGACGGGTCCGTGCTGCTGCGGCCGGTTGTTCAGCGCGATGCGCTCGTTGCCGTCGGGGTTGAAGATCGGGGCCACCAGCAGCACCAGCGAGTCCGTCCACGCCCGGTGCCGCCCGGCCGCGATGTCGCGCAGGATCTCGAGCAGCGCCTCCTTTCCCTCCACCTCGCCCGCGTGGATGTCGCCCTGCAGGTAGACGACCGTCTTCCCGCTCGCTCGCACCGCGGCCGACGACGCGTCCCCGGGCGTGCCGGCGACGGCCAGCGGGAGCGCCCGCCCCTCCCACGAGTACCCGAACGTGGTCAGGTGGATGAGCGGCGACGCGCGCCCCACGGTGTCCAGGAACGCCAGCACGTCCGCATACCGGCTGGTCTCGCGGAAGTCCGTCCGCTCCGCCCGCGTGAGCGGCCCGCCCTGCGCCGCCGCGGCAGTGGAGATCGCGGAAAGGAGGATCGGAACCAGCAGCAGCCGTCTGCGCATCGTCGTGCGGGAGCGGAGGGGGATCGGGATGCGATCAGCGATGGGACAACGTACGGCATGGCGATGTGGGCGCAACAATCTCCCCCACTTGCCCGTTTACTCCGGGTGTGTTTATCTTCCCCGGTGTACAGATGATACGGGTGGTCAAAGCGGACGGGACGCTCGCGAATCCCGTGATCAGATGGGCCCGGGCTCCCCGCCCACCGGGTTCTACGTCCGCTGCGTGCACGACCGGGTGGTCTACCGGCGCGAGGTGATGCGGACGCCGATTCGCACACTGGCCGCGGAGATCAAGATCTCCAAGAGCGCGGTCGACGCATTCTACAAATCCCGGACGTATCCTGGAAAAGTCTGGCCCAAGCTGAGGGATTGGTACATGGGACAGCGAGAGAGACAGCTCGACGATTACCAGACCCCGCCCGAGAACCACCTCCTGAGCGCCCTGCATACGCTCAGCACCTTCCCGCGCGAGCGTCGCGCGGAGGCAATGCGGGTGATGGCGGAGAACTACAGATCGCTGAACCAGGCGATGGGACTGCCGGTACCCGAGTGGGTCGGGATGCTCTCGGAGATGGCCCGGCGCGAGCAGATCTCCGGGCCCAGCGACGAACCCGAACTTCGCATCCCTCTGCCGCGGAAGCCGGACCACTGAGCGACCGAATGCAGACCGCCCTCGCCGAATCCGGCGGGGGCGGTCTGCGTGAGGACAACTTCACCCACTTGTCCGTTTACTCCGGGTGTGTTTATCTTCCCCAGTGTACAGATGATACGGGTGGTCAAAGCGGACGGGACGCTCGCGAATCCCGTGATCAGATGGGCCCGGGCTCCCCGCCCACCGGGCCTTACGTCCGCCTCGTGCACGACCGGGTGGTCTACCGGCGCGATGTGATGCGCACGCCCATCCGCACGCTGGCTGCGGAGATCGGCATCTCGAAGAGCGCGGCCGACCACTTCTACAAGCATCGGTCGCCCGAAAAAAACTGGCCCAAGCTGAGGGATTGGTACATGGGACAGCGAGAGAGACAGCTCGACGACTACCAGACCCCGCCCGAGGAAATTCTCTTCAGCTCTCTGCACACCTTCGTTACCGTGCCGAAGGGCATGCGCGGGGAAGTGATGCGTGACGTGGCGGAGAGCTATCGTTCCATCTTCCTGAAGCACCGTCTCCCCGTTCCGGACTGGGTGATGCTGCTGACGGATACCGCGCAGCGGGAGCTGAGCTCCGGGCCGAGCGACGAGCCGGACCTCCGCGTCCCATCGCCGCCAAAGCCGGAGCACTGAGCGACCGAACGCAGACCGCCCCCGCCGGATCCGGCGGGGGCGGTCTGCGTTTTCATGCGACGGCGTTCCGCTCACTGGAACGGGCTGCTCTCCCACGAGCCGTACATGGGGTTGGGGAGAAGGACCCAGCTGCGGCCGAACTCGGCCAGCGCGGAGGGCGGCTGGGTGAGCACCGCCTGCGACAGGCCGGGGAAGTCCTGGATGTTGTCGCCCACCCACATCAGCACTTTCAGCGGCGGCAGGCTGGTGCCCGTGCCCGTGCGCACCTGCCCGAAGCGCGGGTTCTTGTCGCTCTGCCCCTGCACGCGGCAGAGCACCACGTCGAACGCGATGGCGACCCTGCGCAGGTTGTCGCGCGTCTGCGGGCAGACGTCGTCGTCGCGGTTGGTGACGATGGCCACGCGCCCGCCCAGCTCGTGCACCAGCCGCGTGAACTCCGCCGCGCCGGGGGTGGCGGGCGCCGCCTCCTCGTTCACCCACGCCGCCCAGCTCTCGCTGGAATAGCCCTGCCCCTGCGGGTTGCGGCGGAACTGGTAGGTGGAGTTGTCCAGCACCGTCTCGTCGGCGTCCATGACCACCGCCCAGGTGCCGCGGCGCTCGCCGGCCGCCAGCTGGCGCAGCCGCTCGCCCGCCCAGCGGTAGGTCTGCACGAACAGGGCGGTGCGCTCGGCCGAGTTGCGCCACCAGTGGATGGCGCCCACCGCCCCCGTCGGCGGGATCGGCGCCTGCAGCCGCGGCGGATTCTCGGGGATGGGCACGGGGTGCGGCGGCCGCGGCTCGCGGCGCTGCTCCGCGGGCGCGGGCGCCGGTGCGGGCGCGGGCGGCGGCGGCGGCGTGCAGGCGGACGCGGCTGCGAGGAGCAGGAGGAGGGAAGCTCGGCCGGTCATGGCGGTCTCCATCTAGGTCGTGCGTGCGTCGGGATGTCGGCTGACGGAGGATGCACGGGCCGCGCCGGAGCCGCATCTCTCCGCATCTCCCACTCTGTCCGGCCGGGCTTGTTCCGCGCCGCGGCGGGGCGATACGTTGCGGTCTTCCGACGTACTCCTGGTTGACCCATCCGCACCCAGCCGACCGCGATGATCCCGAGCCGATCCGCCGCCCTCTGCGCCGCGCTGCTCCTGGCCGCCTGCGCGCCGGCCGCCACCCGCCCCGCCGCGCCGATCCGCGACCCCGAGTCGCTGATCCGCGCCATGCACGACCGCTACCCCAACTGGTACCGCAACCTGGCCTTCACGCAGAAGACCACGCAGCACCGCGGCG
Encoded here:
- a CDS encoding DUF5335 family protein produces the protein MTAVAERGQWPQMLKEFSRRNAGRVTRLEVDDPELGAQWAEMELHFRGAAFEPRHGRVELMLSDGGPLEHLTHSIEAVTQLDVSRTADGRDAVLRLAYPGGQTLLRLDAAAAG
- a CDS encoding M14 family metallopeptidase, which encodes MRRRLLLVPILLSAISTAAAAQGGPLTRAERTDFRETSRYADVLAFLDTVGRASPLIHLTTFGYSWEGRALPLAVAGTPGDASSAAVRASGKTVVYLQGDIHAGEVEGKEALLEILRDIAAGRHRAWTDSLVLLVAPIFNPDGNERIALNNRPQQHGPVAGMGTRPNAQGLNINRDFSKLETPEARSQALLMQAYDPQVLVDLHTTDGTLHAYQLTFAPPLHPNTDPAIVSILRDEWLPAVTASAKRKYGYDFHDYGNVPAPESPWAAGPGAERGWYTYDWRPRFSNHYWGLRNRFGILSETYSYLTFRERVEVQKRFVEEVLDWAAQNASRIRRVTVEADRRSVVGTTLAVTARLRRTGPNPILMGEVSEERNPYSGEVMWRRRDVVRPERMPEFTAYDAAETERAPAAWLVPDTLRDVAERLAAHGIRFERVASVTGAVEAFRIDSAATARSESEGHRERRIFGAWRVSDARPAGGWLRVPADQPLGRLAFTLLEPRSDDGFATWGLLDAWLKDAAVYPILRQPAPAASPPR
- a CDS encoding MFS transporter translates to MAPAISEEQRTRRNGRGNLTALMFAAFVDMMGLLMIVPQLPFVATRLGAGGFVVGALISSFSLAQLLSAPLWGRFSDRYGRRPVLLTALTASVAAYLIFAWASLPSGHGHSAGFYLLLLFLSRIVQGAGGGTVGVIQAYVADSTEPRDRARALGWLSAATNLGVSIGPALGSLSLAFYGARAPGVLAAVLCAANIGFVWMFVRESHVPAMQESKVAVVKPAAATLNVLTHPGEPAPRLIWIYAIAMGAFSGFTAVLALFLAVRFGITDKTIGYFFAWNGAISVLVRAFLLGPAVDRFGEARLARIGQALLVLGLGLIPLTATIRTGWPVALPFGVSMEPRIVVFALVIALLPLGTAFTFPCVTGLLSQVIEPRERGVMMGVQQSYGGAARVLFPLLAGWTFQHMGTGYPFWTSAALVLGTFFLSFGIGPRREEDEPAAPEKKEGVAVAAT
- a CDS encoding PAS domain S-box protein; the encoded protein is MSSVLPPGTDELSRLLLDSVRDEAIFALDPSGRITRWSPGAREVIGYDEAEVLGAHFSRFYTPDDVALGIAERELRRAEQKGRSEAEGWRVRKDGSRFWGQIVTTALRDEGGRLVGYGRVVRDVTERLRFEEAIRLSEAKFSGIISIATDAVVSVDEELRIVLFNQGAEKIFGWTAGEVMGRPLSILLPERFRDRHDAHLHHFAQGPVAAKRMGERQEIFGLRKDGSEFPAEASISRLELPGARLLTAVLRDVTERKQAEEAVARALVREQEARAEAEAAGERMRFLADAAARLSESLDRETVLRTLARVAVPLLGDWCVVVLREDDGQARRVAACHRDPEREPLMQELTGLPVDLAPAHPVARAMETREPVLVADAPEEWIARIAAGEEHARILRELGMHAVLAIPLVVRDQVMGALELVMSSAARHYEPGRVEVARELASRAALAVENTRLYGAAQSAIRAREDVLHVVSHDLGNSLSAIIINTTVLLRTLPEEEANEDLRKRIASIRDLARRMQRLRQDLLDVASIETGQLAIEWDLWDPAGLAAEALESFAGLAGEKGLRLESEVAPGLPQLEGDRERIMQVLANLLGNAVKFTPQGGRVGLRVTAGGDEVRFDVSDTGPGIPAEHLDRVFDRFWKVRSANRQGAGLGLAIAKGIVEAHDGRIWVESEAGRGSTFSFTLPIREGMTEIEEDE
- a CDS encoding DMT family transporter, which codes for MRIHGGTGEVADETARSSGMEEARSGAGDMVLSAFCFSVMSLMVKLAGTRIPSQEVVFVRAVISLAMAYVLVIRARVGNWGHRKGLLVLRGWVGFLALSCFFYGIIHLPLADATVIQYTNPVWTAWLGWWLLGEALTAGEAVLSGAGLLGVLLIARPTVLFGGVGAARLDPFAVGVALAGALFSASAYVSVRKLSRTEHPLMIVFYFTLVTVPASLPGALAGAVMPRGREWALMVGVGVMALLGQVFLTRGLQREPAGRATAIGYAQILFAATWGMAFFDEWPDALSLAGAALVLVSVVVLARRRGRPDVRAARAEEGTAEAV
- a CDS encoding 5'-nucleotidase, lipoprotein e(P4) family — encoded protein: MTGRASLLLLLAAASACTPPPPPAPAPAPAPAEQRREPRPPHPVPIPENPPRLQAPIPPTGAVGAIHWWRNSAERTALFVQTYRWAGERLRQLAAGERRGTWAVVMDADETVLDNSTYQFRRNPQGQGYSSESWAAWVNEEAAPATPGAAEFTRLVHELGGRVAIVTNRDDDVCPQTRDNLRRVAIAFDVVLCRVQGQSDKNPRFGQVRTGTGTSLPPLKVLMWVGDNIQDFPGLSQAVLTQPPSALAEFGRSWVLLPNPMYGSWESSPFQ
- a CDS encoding phosphatase PAP2 family protein, translating into MSTRSDPVPGDRRQDPHRASGAAADARFRLFRWVGEHVRGFHAAVGALLFVGLAIILVCVTLFAALADEVMEGDTLPFDRAVLLWMNRHATPPLTGLALDVTALGAGTVVWLVVVVSSVYLWASRHRWSAALLWVSILGSGLINTIMKLFFQRERPHLFPWRVPYAGLSSFPSGHSMTSMVCYATLAYLIARLVPSRFLRRFTIGVAALIIVLIGLSRMYLGVHYPTDVAAGFIMGLAWASFCALGLEAIRFFRHREPQVAAQEQDLDATATDGPTGEDEERAPEAA